A window of the Halomarina salina genome harbors these coding sequences:
- a CDS encoding Cdc6/Cdc18 family protein, whose amino-acid sequence MGDFDDPDDNSDQTGLKSFSTTSTILEDGDVFQGDKIKPEVMPERARELDAIHSAIEPAGRGENPRNLFIYGKPGQGKTAAVLLKRDQFADFADQEDLNVTIVYIECNSANKSYHVLTTALKKLKGLDRKPRGQTLDNLYSDLFEYMNEHGGTYIYLLDEIDRIKDTSDDELNILYKLPRAYSSEELDDDVGCSVIGISNDRRFKSELSPRIKDALYESEVDFPPYTVDQLTQILYRRAAAGLHDTTLTYDDGEVVGIDSSVVTERVVRTCASSAERERGSARQAIDLLGQAATIAHDERTEAVTVEHVEAAKQEVNKNYIKNMLNDHTADDLLTLCGLLYLEARGETPARTNEIHTYYSTYAKSVDETPLVQRRMRDRLQDLKLTGVINLEKVAGGQRGGERWEGELSIPLDETIDILLSDDSYAPRYGHIAEEIASELR is encoded by the coding sequence ATGGGCGACTTCGACGACCCGGACGACAACAGCGACCAGACCGGGCTCAAGTCTTTCTCTACCACCTCTACTATCCTCGAGGACGGTGACGTCTTCCAGGGCGACAAGATCAAACCCGAGGTCATGCCCGAACGCGCCCGCGAACTGGACGCTATTCACAGTGCTATCGAGCCAGCGGGGCGCGGCGAAAACCCCCGGAACCTTTTCATCTACGGTAAACCCGGGCAGGGCAAGACTGCGGCCGTTCTCCTCAAGCGTGATCAGTTCGCCGACTTCGCCGACCAAGAGGATCTCAACGTCACTATCGTCTACATCGAGTGCAACAGCGCCAACAAGTCGTATCACGTCCTGACGACCGCCTTGAAGAAGCTCAAAGGGCTCGACCGGAAGCCCCGCGGGCAGACCCTCGACAACCTCTACAGCGATCTCTTCGAGTACATGAACGAGCACGGCGGGACCTATATCTATCTCCTCGACGAGATTGACCGCATCAAGGATACCAGCGATGACGAGCTCAACATCCTGTACAAGCTCCCACGAGCATACTCCTCGGAGGAGCTCGACGACGACGTCGGATGTTCGGTGATCGGAATCAGTAACGACCGACGGTTCAAAAGCGAGCTCTCGCCCCGAATCAAAGACGCCCTCTATGAGTCCGAGGTCGACTTCCCACCGTACACCGTCGACCAACTCACACAGATCCTCTACCGCCGGGCTGCCGCCGGTCTCCACGACACGACCCTCACGTACGACGACGGCGAAGTCGTCGGTATCGACAGCAGCGTGGTCACCGAACGTGTCGTCCGCACCTGTGCGAGTAGTGCCGAACGTGAACGCGGTTCCGCCCGACAAGCGATCGATCTACTTGGCCAGGCGGCCACAATCGCCCACGACGAGCGTACGGAGGCCGTAACTGTCGAGCACGTCGAGGCCGCGAAACAGGAGGTGAACAAGAACTACATCAAGAACATGCTGAACGATCACACGGCTGATGACCTCCTGACGCTCTGTGGCTTGCTGTATCTGGAGGCGCGTGGGGAGACGCCCGCGCGAACGAACGAGATCCACACCTACTACAGCACGTACGCGAAGTCCGTCGATGAGACCCCGCTAGTCCAGCGACGGATGCGTGACCGGCTGCAGGATCTCAAGCTGACCGGCGTCATCAACCTAGAAAAAGTGGCTGGGGGACAGCGTGGCGGTGAACGCTGGGAGGGAGAACTCTCCATCCCACTGGATGAGACAATCGACATCCTCCTCTCGGATGATAGCTACGCCCCTCGGTATGGACATATCGCCGAGGAGATCGCGTCGGAACTCCGGTAG
- a CDS encoding endonuclease/exonuclease/phosphatase family protein, whose product MTWNVNKSANSAGRIDDQLEYIAECDVDVLLLQEVRYGRDHRWVDAWKTGLRQLGLGTIEHSCDLAAELAASSVPPHDGIGHDNGHLTAVATDWSLERQDQATVELYQTGDTSQLSTHFPEKILVTELTTPKTEIELWNVRAVPGSSWGQEKIKLFETVYDQLTAAGPKLRILAGDFNSPQQELADGQAIPFGYQKAPELRQRWVNAELNMLKGLGNLGMIDIFRALHGYGDVDVTQTSWREKRFDHMFASKSLSVRHCSYDTAGLDCSDHAPLIADFDLSAEV is encoded by the coding sequence ATGACATGGAACGTCAACAAGTCGGCCAACAGCGCTGGCCGGATCGACGATCAACTTGAGTACATCGCCGAGTGTGATGTCGACGTACTCCTGCTGCAAGAGGTCAGATATGGGCGTGATCATCGGTGGGTCGACGCATGGAAAACAGGACTGCGGCAGCTGGGGCTCGGAACAATCGAACACAGTTGTGACCTGGCTGCCGAACTCGCTGCATCATCGGTCCCACCTCACGATGGGATTGGTCACGACAACGGTCATCTCACCGCCGTCGCCACCGACTGGTCGCTTGAGCGGCAAGACCAGGCGACCGTTGAGCTCTATCAAACGGGCGATACCAGCCAGTTGTCGACGCACTTCCCCGAGAAGATCCTCGTCACCGAACTCACGACACCCAAAACCGAAATCGAACTATGGAACGTGCGTGCAGTGCCCGGCAGCTCGTGGGGCCAGGAGAAAATCAAGCTCTTCGAAACCGTCTACGATCAGCTAACGGCAGCAGGCCCAAAGCTCAGAATCCTCGCTGGCGATTTCAATTCTCCACAACAGGAGCTAGCCGATGGTCAGGCGATTCCGTTTGGCTACCAGAAAGCCCCAGAACTTCGCCAGCGGTGGGTCAATGCAGAACTGAACATGCTGAAAGGCTTGGGCAATCTCGGGATGATCGATATCTTTCGGGCCTTGCATGGGTACGGGGACGTAGACGTCACGCAGACGAGCTGGAGAGAGAAACGCTTCGACCACATGTTCGCCTCCAAATCGCTGTCCGTCCGGCACTGCTCATACGACACGGCGGGGCTGGACTGCAGCGACCACGCACCACTCATCGCTGATTTTGATCTCTCAGCGGAGGTCTGA